The Synergistota bacterium genome contains a region encoding:
- a CDS encoding DUF4143 domain-containing protein, whose product KLSRELDFTIHYWRSKEKAEVDFVLRKGEEILPIEVKWYAGKSLSPPRSLRSFIKRYNPPLAIILTPNTEGFGRAENTDIKISPFYKADELIRKRFCEYR is encoded by the coding sequence AAAAACTATCGCGCGAACTCGACTTCACAATTCACTACTGGAGAAGCAAGGAGAAAGCGGAGGTTGACTTCGTGCTGAGAAAGGGCGAGGAAATTCTCCCCATCGAGGTAAAGTGGTATGCTGGAAAATCCCTCTCGCCTCCGAGATCGTTGAGGAGCTTTATAAAAAGATACAATCCTCCTCTTGCCATCATTCTAACTCCAAATACCGAGGGCTTCGGAAGAGCAGAAAATACAGACATTAAGATCTCCCCATTCTACAAAGCAGATGAGCTGATTAGGAAGCGCTTCTGTGAGTATCGCTGA
- a CDS encoding prepilin-type N-terminal cleavage/methylation domain-containing protein, which translates to MKKKGLTLIELLVALAIAAFIGGSLLGLLLGVTRSKSFSETISTENQIVRGLFDLLYSDLRCSFQTKRGLNFVGEKNRLSFLKMGIHSLERVEYEFKDGEFKRNDETVLKDKKFSISFRFLKKRRWLSSWKKAGSKPDAVEVSIKYGTDAFKALIPTH; encoded by the coding sequence ATGAAAAAGAAGGGCTTAACCCTGATAGAGCTTCTCGTGGCTCTGGCAATAGCTGCCTTTATAGGCGGGAGCCTGCTGGGGCTGCTTCTTGGAGTCACGAGAAGTAAAAGCTTTTCTGAAACCATCTCAACTGAAAATCAGATAGTAAGGGGACTTTTCGATCTCCTCTACTCAGATCTACGCTGTTCGTTTCAAACAAAAAGGGGGCTTAACTTCGTGGGAGAGAAAAACAGGCTTTCTTTCCTGAAAATGGGAATCCACTCCCTTGAAAGGGTAGAGTATGAGTTTAAGGATGGGGAGTTTAAGAGAAACGACGAAACGGTGCTTAAAGATAAAAAATTCAGCATAAGTTTCAGGTTCCTTAAAAAAAGGAGGTGGCTATCAAGCTGGAAGAAAGCTGGTAGCAAGCCGGATGCAGTAGAAGTTAGTATAAAATACGGCACAGATGCCTTTAAAGCACTTATTCCCACACATTAG
- a CDS encoding choice-of-anchor D domain-containing protein, which yields MKKLFAGILFLLLLSLPGYAWGANWTVMVYMAADNNLESAAINDFLELSSIGSSGEVNIVVQLDRGGHDSSYGGWTTANRFYITQGMEPTLNNAILDWGDGQGGREVDMGDPEVLKDFVSWAMSNYPANHYLLVIWNHGQGWKGKDQRKGFLPLKWVCLDETSNDVLWAYELRNALEGMNLNIVAMDACLMATIEIMSELNGIANYYVASEETIPFNGYPYDDIMSVLVSSPTMTPEELCQTIVEKYRDSYMSSSFSITLSAFNMSKFSDLLNALNDLTNEILSSSGWNTLMDARSRVQSFYGNYEIDLHHLAVLLEGNFSKASEVKEAIENGIVAEYHSSSLTGAYGVSIYFPSGREYNPFYDDPRRSFTNDSSWDDLLRSYFEETAPSLNAPWSDNKPDIDGSIGSEEWSDAAVIENGSVKLYLKCDERYLYIAVDDPADPQVNEGDKVGIYFDTNGDWKWPSVKGNEGNYWIKSTDGTWQGLFRAIWGSVGMPNYDETPTTVSSDELAFAVSTSSGHLQYEVRIDYTARWNVHLEDEVHLYIFVYDAGGNKDDIDWPADLTGSDFGYFSPVNYAKLTLGEGGGVPSMQVSPESIDFGEVKIDETESATLTITNVGTGVLNIEASLTGEDSSNFSIFPASLKVLPDESGTITVYFSPEEEGTLDGFVKLETNDPEKNIYYVYIKGKGKKDENNDIFGGCSASPGKENLPLLLLLVPLLIALRSRLNKPPCP from the coding sequence TTGAAAAAACTTTTTGCGGGAATTTTGTTTTTACTTCTTTTAAGCCTTCCTGGATATGCCTGGGGAGCAAACTGGACGGTTATGGTATATATGGCAGCGGATAACAATCTTGAGTCAGCCGCCATAAATGATTTTCTTGAGTTATCTTCTATAGGCTCATCAGGCGAGGTTAATATAGTGGTTCAGCTTGACAGGGGAGGACATGATTCAAGCTATGGCGGGTGGACAACTGCAAACAGGTTTTACATAACTCAGGGAATGGAACCAACGCTAAATAATGCGATATTGGACTGGGGAGATGGCCAGGGAGGACGAGAGGTCGACATGGGAGATCCAGAAGTTCTAAAAGACTTTGTAAGCTGGGCAATGAGTAACTATCCAGCGAATCACTATCTTCTCGTTATATGGAATCATGGACAGGGATGGAAAGGAAAAGATCAAAGAAAGGGCTTTCTTCCTCTTAAGTGGGTGTGCCTTGATGAAACCAGCAACGATGTTCTATGGGCATATGAGCTGAGAAATGCCCTTGAAGGCATGAACCTGAATATCGTAGCAATGGATGCCTGTCTAATGGCAACCATAGAAATCATGTCAGAGCTAAATGGAATAGCAAACTACTACGTAGCATCCGAGGAGACAATTCCCTTTAATGGATACCCTTATGATGATATAATGAGCGTTCTCGTTTCTTCTCCAACAATGACGCCTGAGGAACTGTGTCAAACGATAGTGGAAAAATACAGAGACTCATACATGAGTAGCTCTTTTTCCATCACGCTATCTGCATTCAACATGAGCAAGTTTAGCGATCTTCTAAACGCGTTAAACGATCTCACAAACGAGATACTTTCCTCGTCTGGCTGGAACACCCTAATGGACGCTCGTTCAAGGGTTCAAAGCTTTTACGGAAACTACGAGATAGATCTTCACCACCTTGCGGTTCTTCTTGAGGGAAATTTCTCAAAGGCTTCTGAAGTTAAAGAAGCGATAGAAAATGGCATCGTAGCCGAGTATCACTCGTCAAGCTTAACCGGGGCCTATGGCGTTTCAATATATTTCCCCTCAGGGAGGGAATACAATCCCTTCTATGATGACCCGAGAAGAAGCTTTACTAATGACTCAAGTTGGGATGATCTTTTAAGGAGCTACTTTGAGGAAACCGCTCCCAGCTTAAATGCTCCCTGGAGCGACAATAAGCCAGATATAGATGGAAGTATAGGAAGTGAGGAATGGAGTGATGCAGCGGTTATAGAGAACGGAAGCGTTAAGCTGTACTTAAAGTGTGACGAGAGATATCTATATATAGCGGTTGATGACCCTGCCGATCCCCAAGTTAATGAAGGAGATAAAGTCGGTATATATTTCGACACCAACGGCGATTGGAAGTGGCCCAGCGTCAAGGGAAACGAAGGAAATTACTGGATAAAATCAACGGATGGAACATGGCAGGGGCTATTCAGAGCCATCTGGGGAAGCGTAGGAATGCCAAATTATGATGAAACCCCAACAACGGTATCGAGCGATGAGCTTGCTTTTGCAGTCTCAACATCAAGCGGACACTTACAATACGAGGTGAGGATAGACTACACCGCGAGGTGGAACGTCCACTTAGAGGATGAGGTTCATTTATATATATTCGTCTATGATGCTGGTGGAAACAAAGATGATATAGACTGGCCCGCTGACCTGACCGGAAGCGACTTTGGATACTTCTCACCGGTTAACTACGCAAAGCTGACTCTCGGGGAGGGGGGAGGAGTCCCATCGATGCAAGTCTCGCCGGAAAGCATAGATTTTGGAGAGGTAAAAATAGATGAAACAGAATCAGCCACTTTGACCATAACGAACGTCGGAACGGGGGTTCTGAACATAGAAGCAAGCCTCACTGGCGAGGATTCCTCCAATTTCTCGATATTCCCGGCATCCTTAAAAGTTCTCCCTGATGAATCGGGAACCATAACGGTTTACTTCAGTCCCGAAGAAGAGGGAACCCTCGACGGGTTCGTTAAGCTTGAAACGAATGATCCTGAAAAGAATATATATTACGTTTATATAAAGGGAAAAGGAAAAAAAGACGAAAATAACGATATCTTTGGAGGATGCAGTGCATCTCCGGGAAAGGAAAATCTCCCTCTCCTGCTACTTCTGGTTCCTCTACTTATCGCTCTAAGGAGCCGTCTCAATAAGCCCCCTTGCCCATAA
- a CDS encoding sugar transferase: MTRAFLLLGDTISFALSFALAYFLRYDLLANFFKAGPIPWSQYLNILPFIALVWIFTMALEGLYREPFLDPLDELFYIGRATLITALLFLSFSFLYRLLSYSRAVIMLSFIVSLPILFGMRYLLRYIIWRLGISRIKILILGAGKAGRLILSKIRKYPLWGYDPVGFLDDFKVGEVVDGLPVMGKLDDVERFVSEHKIGGVIIALPSLPREKLLPVARRCERLGIPVKVIPDIYGISSASARLEEVEGLFLIEVRRNLIKGWNACVKRIFDLLISIPSLVLLSPLFLVIAILIKLDSPGPVFYVADRLGVGGKTFPCFKFRSMYVNADEILEEYLEENPSAREEWEKYAKLREYDPRVTRVGKFLRKWSLDELPQLWNVLRGDMSIVGPRPYLPREREKIGEYFDVILEVKPGITGLWQISGRNLTTFEERLRLDAYYIQNWSLWLDIKIILRTFLVVFMGKGAY; this comes from the coding sequence TTGACGCGTGCTTTCCTCCTTTTGGGAGATACCATCTCTTTCGCTTTATCTTTCGCTTTAGCTTACTTTCTCAGATATGATCTTCTCGCTAATTTTTTTAAGGCAGGTCCCATTCCGTGGTCTCAGTATCTTAACATTCTGCCTTTCATTGCCTTGGTATGGATTTTCACTATGGCGCTTGAAGGTCTCTACCGGGAGCCTTTCTTAGATCCCCTCGATGAGCTTTTTTACATAGGAAGGGCTACTCTTATCACCGCTTTGCTTTTTCTTTCTTTCAGCTTCCTTTACAGGCTTTTAAGCTATTCAAGGGCGGTGATAATGCTTTCCTTTATCGTTTCTCTTCCCATCCTCTTTGGAATGAGGTATCTCTTGAGATATATTATCTGGCGATTGGGGATATCGAGAATAAAGATTCTTATTCTTGGTGCTGGCAAAGCTGGTAGATTAATCCTGTCAAAGATAAGAAAGTATCCCCTATGGGGTTATGATCCGGTTGGTTTTCTCGATGACTTTAAGGTCGGGGAAGTAGTGGACGGCTTACCAGTTATGGGAAAGCTCGACGATGTTGAGAGATTCGTTAGCGAACATAAAATAGGTGGCGTCATAATAGCGCTTCCTTCTCTCCCGAGAGAAAAGCTTCTTCCTGTGGCGAGAAGGTGTGAGCGACTTGGCATCCCCGTTAAGGTAATCCCTGATATATATGGTATTTCTTCTGCGTCGGCTCGCCTTGAGGAAGTGGAAGGTCTTTTTCTTATAGAAGTAAGGAGAAATCTTATAAAGGGATGGAATGCTTGTGTAAAGAGGATTTTTGATCTCCTGATTTCCATTCCCTCTCTCGTGCTCCTTTCTCCTCTCTTTCTTGTCATAGCTATACTGATAAAGCTTGATTCTCCCGGTCCCGTGTTCTATGTTGCTGATAGGCTTGGTGTTGGCGGGAAAACCTTTCCTTGCTTTAAGTTTAGAAGCATGTATGTTAACGCGGACGAGATTCTTGAGGAGTATCTTGAGGAAAATCCCAGTGCAAGGGAAGAATGGGAAAAGTATGCCAAGCTTCGCGAATACGATCCGAGAGTAACCAGGGTTGGAAAATTCTTGAGAAAATGGAGTCTTGATGAGCTACCTCAGCTCTGGAACGTCCTTAGAGGGGATATGAGCATTGTTGGTCCCCGTCCCTATCTTCCACGGGAGAGGGAAAAAATAGGCGAATACTTCGATGTAATTCTTGAGGTTAAGCCTGGCATAACAGGACTGTGGCAAATAAGCGGGCGCAACCTGACCACTTTCGAGGAAAGGTTGCGCCTCGATGCCTACTATATTCAAAACTGGTCGCTGTGGCTCGATATCAAAATCATATTAAGGACTTTCTTGGTCGTGTTTATGGGCAAGGGGGCTTATTGA